A genomic segment from Candidatus Dependentiae bacterium encodes:
- a CDS encoding MoxR family ATPase, with product MQTEQNRQTIIDQVKAESIRFHRLNEEVSKVIVGNHDIIDFIVIAILCNGHILLEGIPGVAKTTMIKSVTRALGLRFNRIQFTPDLLPADVIGTLIYNPKTQEFETKKGPIFANLILADEINRSPAKVQSALLEAMQEHQVTIGSNSYKLDEPFLVFATQNPIEQEGTYQLPEAQLDRFMFKLHIKYPDKTAEKEILHRSLDVNQIINVLSKQDIFEMQELVKQVYVDEKIVDYIVNIIFATREPQKYGLNDITSFIQYGASPRATLAIHKTAKAYAFIKKRHFVIPDDVKAVAPAILRHRILLTYEAEAQEVTSDQIISTILNTIPTP from the coding sequence ATGCAAACAGAACAAAACAGACAAACAATCATAGATCAGGTAAAAGCAGAGAGTATTAGGTTTCATAGATTAAACGAAGAAGTCAGCAAAGTTATTGTCGGCAATCACGATATTATTGATTTTATTGTGATAGCAATTTTATGCAATGGACATATTTTATTAGAAGGTATACCCGGTGTCGCAAAAACGACAATGATAAAATCAGTAACTCGTGCACTAGGGCTTAGGTTTAATCGAATTCAGTTTACGCCAGATTTATTACCCGCAGATGTAATTGGAACCTTAATTTATAATCCAAAAACCCAAGAATTTGAAACAAAAAAAGGACCTATTTTTGCAAATTTAATATTAGCCGATGAAATTAATCGCTCACCAGCAAAGGTACAATCGGCATTATTAGAAGCAATGCAAGAACATCAAGTAACTATTGGATCTAATAGTTATAAACTTGATGAACCATTTTTAGTATTTGCAACGCAAAACCCAATCGAGCAAGAGGGTACCTATCAACTACCAGAAGCACAACTTGATCGTTTTATGTTTAAATTACATATCAAGTATCCAGATAAAACAGCAGAAAAAGAAATCTTACACCGCTCACTTGATGTAAATCAAATTATAAATGTACTCTCTAAACAAGATATTTTTGAAATGCAAGAGCTAGTTAAACAAGTTTATGTTGATGAAAAGATTGTTGACTATATCGTCAATATCATTTTTGCAACACGTGAGCCGCAAAAATATGGCCTTAATGATATTACATCATTCATTCAATATGGAGCCTCCCCACGCGCCACCCTTGCAATTCATAAAACTGCAAAAGCATATGCATTTATTAAAAAGCGTCACTTTGTAATACCCGATGATGTTAAAGCAGTAGCGCCTGCAATTTTACGCCATAGAATATTGTTAACGTATGAAGCTGAAGCACAAGAAGTTACAAGTGACCAAATTATTAGTACAATTTTAAATACGATTCCTACACCATAA
- a CDS encoding dCTP deaminase — translation MILSGKQIKERLHKDIIIEPFNELQLNPNSYNLRLHNELVVYEDHILDMKKNHMVKRIAIPEEGLIIEPGTLYLGRTVEYTKTEGCVPMIEGRSSIGRLGLFIHITAGFGDVGFAGFWTLEISCIQPIRIYPFVAICQIFYHTIEGAYTHYVSNKYQNNRGIQPSMLYKDF, via the coding sequence ATGATTCTATCAGGAAAACAAATAAAAGAGCGTTTACACAAAGATATTATTATCGAGCCATTCAATGAACTACAACTTAATCCAAATAGTTATAATCTACGTTTACACAATGAGCTTGTGGTATATGAAGATCATATTCTTGATATGAAAAAAAATCATATGGTCAAGCGTATTGCAATACCAGAAGAAGGATTGATTATTGAGCCGGGTACATTATATTTAGGGCGTACAGTTGAGTATACAAAAACTGAAGGTTGTGTGCCTATGATTGAAGGCCGTTCTTCAATTGGCCGTCTTGGATTATTTATTCATATTACTGCAGGTTTTGGCGATGTTGGGTTTGCTGGTTTTTGGACATTAGAAATTTCTTGTATTCAGCCAATTCGCATTTATCCATTTGTAGCAATCTGTCAAATTTTTTATCACACCATTGAAGGTGCGTATACACATTATGTAAGTAATAAATATCAAAATAATCGTGGTATTCAGCCAAGTATGCTGTACAAAGATTTCTGA
- a CDS encoding ATP-binding protein gives MIKRQLEADIIKGAQYFSVIAILGPRQSGKTTTAQSVFKNHAYVSLEDLYLRTAAKKDPRTFLLANATKSGIIIDEFQHVPELLSYIQTIVDAQQKPGYFILTGSQNFLMNEKISQSLAGRVSIHILLPLSTNELKKSNIALPDIEQMLYNGCYPALYAKNIPADLLYKNYLQTYIERDVRQLAQVGDLTTFQTFISLCAARVGQLLNISSLGNECGVSDSTVKRWISVLEASYVLFLLRPYHNNFGKRLVKSPKMYFYDSGLICYLLRIKKEQLAIHPTRGNIFESFVISDMLKWYHNHGQLPLVYFWRDKAGHEIDCLLQDGNRLVPIEIKSSRTPNNRFFENIEYWQKLTNNKEKNFVVYAGDTTQALSHSDIISWQNMQKIFE, from the coding sequence ATGATTAAGAGACAATTAGAAGCAGATATTATAAAGGGTGCTCAATATTTTTCAGTAATTGCTATACTTGGGCCGCGACAATCTGGTAAAACAACAACTGCTCAATCTGTATTTAAAAATCACGCCTATGTGTCGCTTGAAGATTTATATTTAAGAACTGCTGCAAAAAAAGACCCACGGACATTTTTATTGGCCAATGCAACAAAAAGTGGCATCATCATTGATGAATTTCAGCATGTGCCTGAATTACTTTCTTATATTCAAACAATTGTTGATGCACAACAAAAGCCTGGCTATTTTATTTTGACTGGTTCACAAAATTTTTTGATGAATGAGAAAATCAGCCAATCTTTGGCCGGCAGAGTTTCTATTCATATCTTGTTACCGCTTTCAACAAATGAACTTAAAAAGAGTAATATTGCATTGCCTGACATTGAACAGATGCTATATAATGGTTGTTATCCGGCATTGTATGCAAAAAATATACCGGCAGATTTGCTTTATAAAAACTATTTGCAGACATATATTGAACGTGATGTTCGCCAGCTTGCACAGGTAGGTGACCTGACAACTTTTCAAACTTTTATTTCTTTATGTGCTGCACGAGTTGGGCAGTTACTCAATATTTCTTCTCTGGGTAATGAATGCGGTGTGAGTGACTCAACAGTTAAACGATGGATTTCTGTACTCGAGGCTAGCTATGTGCTATTTTTACTTAGGCCATATCACAATAATTTTGGTAAACGACTGGTTAAAAGTCCAAAAATGTATTTTTATGATAGTGGTCTTATCTGCTATTTATTGCGTATAAAAAAAGAACAACTAGCGATACACCCTACTCGCGGTAATATTTTTGAATCATTTGTTATCTCAGATATGTTAAAGTGGTACCATAACCATGGCCAATTGCCGCTAGTTTATTTTTGGCGCGACAAAGCAGGGCATGAGATTGATTGTTTGCTCCAGGATGGTAACAGATTAGTTCCCATTGAAATAAAATCGAGTAGGACACCAAACAATCGATTTTTTGAAAATATTGAATATTGGCAGAAGTTAACGAATAATAAAGAAAAAAATTTTGTTGTATATGCTGGTGATACTACACAAGCACTTTCACATAGCGATATTATTAGCTGGCAAAATATGCAGAAAATTTTCGAGTAG
- a CDS encoding ATP-binding cassette domain-containing protein — translation MIKIINLKKQFGNKLVTKGVTLDIPEGQMTCIIGRSGEGKSVLLKQVIGLMKPTSGQVIVDGVDITQLTQRELNQQFKKFGYVFQFAALLDSLNTFENIGITLLENGMKKKDVLPIVKEKLKLVNLEKDTLYKYPSELSGGMKKRVGLARTLVTNPKIILYDEPTTGLDPITSRVIQELMFDMQQQLQVTSVVITHDVNFFKFADNVALLHEGKIKYFGSAKTIWEETNPYIHQFIRGLPEGPIQNEIVHTKDKF, via the coding sequence ATGATCAAAATTATCAATTTAAAAAAACAGTTTGGCAACAAGTTAGTAACTAAGGGTGTCACGCTTGATATCCCTGAAGGGCAAATGACTTGTATTATTGGAAGATCTGGCGAAGGCAAATCAGTTTTACTCAAACAGGTTATAGGGCTCATGAAGCCAACATCAGGTCAAGTTATTGTAGATGGCGTTGATATTACACAACTAACGCAACGAGAACTAAATCAACAGTTTAAAAAATTTGGCTATGTATTTCAATTTGCAGCGCTGCTCGATTCACTCAATACATTTGAAAATATTGGTATTACATTATTAGAAAATGGTATGAAAAAAAAAGATGTATTACCAATCGTTAAAGAAAAACTCAAACTTGTTAATTTAGAAAAAGACACATTATATAAATATCCATCAGAACTTTCTGGCGGTATGAAAAAGCGCGTAGGCCTTGCACGTACACTAGTCACAAATCCAAAAATTATTTTATACGATGAACCTACAACAGGGCTTGATCCCATTACATCTCGTGTGATTCAAGAATTGATGTTTGATATGCAACAGCAATTACAAGTTACTTCAGTTGTTATTACTCATGATGTAAATTTTTTCAAATTTGCCGACAATGTTGCATTACTGCACGAAGGAAAAATAAAATATTTCGGATCGGCTAAAACTATTTGGGAAGAAACAAATCCATATATTCACCAATTTATCCGTGGTTTGCCAGAAGGCCCAATTCAAAACGAAATCGTACACACCAAAGATAAATTTTAA
- a CDS encoding ABC transporter permease, producing MLLANYVTNFLDAIGRYTLDICEHTGSFFIFLFNTVRTLLTTKLKIHKTFQQMERIGVNSFNIVVLTGSFSGMVFALQSYIGFQRVGGEQFIGAVVALGMIRELGPVLTGLMVTGRACSAIAAELGTMRITEQIDALRTLRINTFQYLVVPRILAGTIIMPFLTLFAMLCGIIGGYVICVHVLQLSAEDYMSNMRTYVELADIRGGLIKAGAFGLILSWVGSYKGYHTHGGARGVGISTTQSVVVSSILILITNYFLTKFLEQL from the coding sequence ATGTTATTGGCCAATTATGTCACAAATTTTTTAGATGCGATCGGTAGATATACACTCGATATTTGTGAACACACTGGAAGTTTTTTTATTTTCCTCTTCAACACAGTTCGCACACTACTTACAACCAAACTAAAAATTCATAAAACATTCCAGCAAATGGAGCGAATAGGAGTAAACTCGTTTAATATCGTTGTGTTGACCGGTTCATTCTCTGGTATGGTATTTGCATTGCAAAGCTATATTGGATTTCAACGTGTTGGTGGCGAACAATTTATTGGTGCCGTTGTTGCCCTTGGTATGATTCGAGAATTAGGACCGGTGTTAACCGGTTTAATGGTCACCGGCCGCGCATGCTCTGCGATTGCTGCAGAATTAGGCACCATGAGAATAACAGAGCAAATTGATGCGTTACGTACTTTACGAATAAATACTTTTCAGTATTTAGTTGTACCACGTATTTTGGCAGGTACAATCATCATGCCATTTCTAACATTATTTGCTATGTTGTGCGGTATTATTGGCGGATATGTTATTTGCGTACATGTTTTGCAATTAAGTGCTGAAGATTATATGAGTAACATGCGCACATACGTTGAGCTTGCCGATATTCGCGGCGGTTTAATAAAAGCCGGAGCATTTGGCTTAATTTTAAGCTGGGTCGGTTCATATAAAGGTTATCATACACATGGTGGTGCACGCGGTGTTGGAATCTCTACTACACAAAGTGTGGTTGTTAGTTCTATTTTAATTTTGATTACTAACTATTTCTTAACTAAATTTTTGGAACAGCTATGA
- the secG gene encoding preprotein translocase subunit SecG — translation MLYGFLVTGFIVVCFLLISVVLIQQSKGGMGLGGMGGQAQMLFGGSGGQDLLQKITWVLVVIFMSGSLILALMRSAQRDSYRYVTRARPIQQMPAPQPGIPASATK, via the coding sequence ATGTTATACGGATTTTTAGTAACGGGATTTATTGTTGTCTGTTTTTTACTTATTTCGGTAGTATTAATTCAACAAAGTAAAGGCGGTATGGGCCTAGGAGGCATGGGTGGGCAAGCGCAAATGCTTTTTGGTGGCTCTGGTGGCCAAGATTTATTACAAAAAATTACGTGGGTTTTGGTTGTTATTTTTATGAGCGGTTCATTGATTTTAGCACTTATGCGTTCGGCGCAACGCGATTCTTATCGTTATGTTACTCGTGCACGACCAATACAACAAATGCCCGCACCTCAGCCGGGAATACCAGCATCTGCAACTAAGTAA